One window of Rhinolophus ferrumequinum isolate MPI-CBG mRhiFer1 chromosome 26, mRhiFer1_v1.p, whole genome shotgun sequence genomic DNA carries:
- the TAS2R38 gene encoding taste receptor type 2 member 38 has translation MWTLTPFVTVSYGVKKAFLFLSVLEFAVGILANAFIFLVNFRDVVRRQPLSNCDAVLLSLSLSRLFLHGLLFLDAIQLTYFQQMKDSLNVSYKTIIMLWMITNQAGLWLATCLSLLYCFKIVRFSHPFLLRLASCVSRKISWMLLSTVFITSFCTAFCSWEVFTRPRLTGPPKLLMSNNTERNWRMEKLSFIHSFLFCSLGSIPPFLCFLVSSGVLIVSLWQHLRTMRAQTRSFCDASLEAHITALKSLVSFLCLYMVSLCAALLSVPLLMLWHNKLGVMVCVGIMAACPSGHAAILISSNAKLRRAVSAILLWAQSSLKVRADRKADARTSELC, from the coding sequence ATGTGGACTCTGACTCCCTTCGTCACCGTGTCCTACGGAGTCAAGAAGGCATTTCTGTTCCTTTCGGTCCTGGAGTTCGCAGTGGGGATTCTGGccaatgctttcattttcttggtgAATTTTCGGGACGTGGTGAGGAGGCAGCCCCTGAGCAACTGTGACGCTGTCCTGCTGAGTCTCAGCCTCAGCCGGCTTTTCCTGCACGGGCTGCTGTTTCTGGATGCCATCCAACTCACCTACTTCCAGCAGATGAAAGACTCGCTGAACGTCAGCTACAAAACCATCATCATGCTCTGGATGATCACAAACCAAGCTGGCCTCTGGCTCGCCacctgcctcagtctcctctaCTGCTTCAAGATTGTCCgtttctcccaccccttcctgctCCGCCTGGCGAGCTGCGTCTCCAGGAAGATCTCATGGATGCTCCTGAGTACTGTGTTTATCACCTCTTTCTGCACTGCCTTCTGCTCTTGGGAAGTTTTCACTAGACCTCGGCTCACAGGCCCTCCTAAGCTACTCATGAGTAACAACACAGAACGCAACTGGCGAATGGAAAAACTcagtttcattcattccttcctcttctgcaGCCTGGGGTCCATCCCGCCTTTCTTGTGTTTTCTGGTTTCTTCTGGGGTGTTGATTGTCTCCTTGTGGCAGCACCTGAGGACAATGAGGGCCCAAACCAGAAGCTTTTGCGACGCTAGCCTGGAGGCCCACATTACAGCGCTCAAGTCTCTggtctcctttctctgcctctacATGGTGTCCCTCTGTGCTGCCCTCCTCTCGGTGCCCTTGCTGATGCTGTGGCACAATAAGCTGGGGGTCATGGTCTGTGTGGGGATAATGGCAGCGTGTCCCTCGGGACACGCAGCCATCCTGATCTCAAGCAATGCCAAGCTGAGGAGAGCTGTGAGCGCCATTCTGCTCTGGGCTCAAAGCAGCCTCAAGGTCAGGGCAGACCGCAAGGCAGATGCCAGGACATCGGAGCTATGCTGA